One Lucilia cuprina isolate Lc7/37 chromosome 4, ASM2204524v1, whole genome shotgun sequence DNA segment encodes these proteins:
- the LOC111679078 gene encoding serine protease snake: MNYQLIFKIFLLITNILIIKGDRHKHNRFNYNEYYSQLYPMTYDYLGNCYVEAAHHKGHCIRYQECESAVKAWEKHQQFPFTCYYYNSYDHFICCPEAFIKPKRKSTTPYERSLNYHNNPFLVNRFSNQLTAQEQRISEKECALMYNNPTYHKLDAHYHHRSKRNSNATDSEVEDQASLEPVSEETIQKVKISKTQAVGGVPTNPEEFPYMCALGWRKFSSKRAENSYNCGCVLIASKYVLTVAHCATLGGETPSIVRLGGVDLDEPEAEMIKIQRIIQHPDYKPPMAYNDIAIVELKKSSRYTPACLWSNVGLPQETLTAMGYGHTKFAGTISNTLLKVYLKVLTNQDCNVYYTKNDKLNMGISLGQICAGDPQGKMDTCQGDSGGPLVMKESKYNSIVPYVVGLTSFGEGCASNVPSVYTRISHFIDWIEENVWK; this comes from the exons atgaattatcaattaatttttaaaatatttttattaataacaaatatactAATAATAAAAGGAG ACCGTCACAAACATAATCgttttaattataatgaatACTACTCTCAATTGTATCCCATGACATATGATTATTTGGGAAATTGTTATGTTGAAGCTGCTCATCATAAAGGACATTGTATACGTTACCAGGAATGTGAAAGTGCTGTAAAGGCTTGGGAGAAGCATCAACAATTTCCGTTTACCTGTTATTATTACAACAGTTATGATCATTTTATTTGCTGCCCAGAGGCTTTTATAAAACCAAAACGAAAATCTACAACACCCTACGAACGGTCACTTAATTACCATAATAATCCGTTTTTAGTAAATAGATTTTCAAATCAATTAACTGCGCAAGAACAAAGAATAAGTGAAAAGGAATGTGCTTTGATGTATAATAATCCAACGTATCATAAATTGGATGCTCATTATCACCATCGTTCGAAAAGAAATTCAAATGCTACGGATTCTGAAGTTGAAGATCAAGCTTCTTTAGAACCTGTTTCTGAAGAAACCATACAAAAGGTTAAAATAAGCAAAACTCAAGCGGTGGGTGGTGTACCAACAAATCCGGAAGAGTTTCCATATATG tgTGCTCTTGGCTGGCGTAAATTTTCTTCCAAACGCGCAGAAAATTCTTACAATTGTGGTTGTGTTTTAATAGCTAGCAAATATGTTTTGACTGTTGCCCACTGTGCCACCTTAGGGGG cgAAACCCCATCAATAGTACGTTTAGGTGGTGTGGATTTAGATGAACCTGAGGCGGAAATGATCAAAATTCAACGCATTATTCAACATCCAGATTATAAACCTCCAATGGCTTATAATGATATTGCTATagtggaattaaaaaaaagctcaAG ATATACACCTGCTTGTTTGTGGAGCAATGTGGGTTTGCCTCAAGAGACTTTAACTGCTATGGGTTATGGTCATACTAAATTTG CTGGTACCATTTCGAATACTCTTCTCAAAGTTTATCTTAAAGTATTAACAAATCAAGATTGTAATGTTTATTATACCAAAAATGATAAACTAAATATGGGCATAAGTCTGGGACAAATATGTGCTGGAGATCCTCAAGGCAAAATGGATACATGtcag GGCGATTCTGGTGGTCCTTTAGTAATGAAGGAATCTAAATATAATTCTATAGTACCCTATGTAGTGGGTTTAACGTCATTTGGAGAGGGTTGTGCTTCAAACGTACCAAGCGTTTATACTAGAATATCGCATTTTATTGATTGGATAGAGGAAAATGTTtggaaatga